The DNA sequence AGGTCATCGTCACTACCCGTCCGCAGCCGAGGAAGCTTGCCGGAGCCGCCGTGGCCTTTGTCCTGGCGCCGGCACTTGCCGCCTTCGCCAGCGCCTGGGTCATCCGCGGCGGGGCCGCCCGCCTGGCGCCCGCCCTGGGCCGGCAGTGGACGCCCTGGCTCGTGACCGCCTGCGTCCTCGCCGCTGCAGCCGTATGGCTGGGCTACTGCCTGCCCCGCCTGCTGCGCTGGCAAGGCACCCGCTACACCCTGACCAGCCAGCGGATGGTGGCCCGGTATGGCCTGCTGAACCGGCGGGACCAGCAGGTGAACCTGGCGTCGGTGCGCAACCTGACGGTCCATGAATCGCTGCTGCAGCGACTGGTGCGCTCAGGGAATATATCCTTGGAAACCGGGTACCAGGGCGTGGTGACCTTTCGCGACGTGCCCGAGGTTGCCCGGTTCCGCGACTTTATCCTCGACGCCATCGGGGAACTGCCGGATGACAGCGTGGCCCGGCCGGGCGGCGCGGCGCATTACCCCGCCGGGGCTTTTCCGGAGGACATGAGAGAAGGTGGACGGGATGACCGATGAGGACCAGCAGGAACGCGTGGGCAGCATCGCACCTGCAGCCACCGCCGCACTCGACCCCGCCGCCGGAAGCGGTGACGTGAACGCCGTCCCTGCGGCGACACCGGAACCCGGCCCGGCTGACGGAGCGCCGGGGACCGACCGGCACCCGCCTACCGGCGCCATGTCCGCCGAACGGCTGGCCATGAAGGCCCTCGAAGCCCGCCTCCTGGGCGGGGAACGCAAGCTCCGCCGTCGTGAAGTTGCCGCGGGTGCGGGAGTCTCGCTGCTTTCTGCCCGTAAACTCTGGCGTGCCCTCGGCTTCCCGAATTTCGGTGACGAGGATGTCGCGTTCACGGAACGCGATCAGGCGGCCCTGTCCACCATTGTGGATCTGGTCCGCGCCGGCAAGCTTACCGAGGAAGCCGCTATCTCGGTGACCCGCTCCATCGGGCAGATGACGGACCGCATGGTGGTCTGGCAGATCGAGGCCCTGGTGGAGGACATGGTCCACGAGCAGGGGGTCACGGATGCCGTGGCCCGCAAGCGCCTGGTCAACGAACTGCCCGCGCTGGTGGACGCGCTCGAAGAGGTGCTGGTGTACTCCTGGCGCCGCCAGCTCAACGCCGGGGTCCAGCGGCTGGCCGTGCGCGCCGAGGCCGGACTGCAGGCCAGCGAGGAAGGCCGGGAAGGCGACGAGGACGACGCGCCGCTGCCCCTCGCGCGCGCGGTTGGCTTCGCTGACCTGGTCTCCTACACCAGCCTGTCCCGCCGGATGAACGAAAAGACACTGGCCCGGCTGGTCCAGCGCTTCGAGAACAAGTGCGCCGAGATCATTTCGGTGGGCGGCGGCCGGCTGGTCAAGACCGTGGGCGATGAAGTCCTGTACATCGCCGAAACCCCGGCGGCCGGTGCCGAGATTTCCCTGGCGCTCGCCGAGGCCTTCACCGAGGACGAGATCCTCCCCGAAGCCCGGGTGGCCATGGTGTGGGGCAGGATCCTGTCCCGCCTGGGCGACATCTACGGTCCCACTGTCAATCTCGCAGCGCGCCTCACCACGCTTGCCGATCCCGGAACGGTGCTGGTGGATTCCATGACCGCCTCGGCGCTGGAACATGACGAGCGGTTCGTCCTGATTCCCCAGGAGCCGGAAAACGTGCGCGGCTTCGGCGAGATCAATCCCGTCCGCCTCACGCGGGGCCGGGGCAAGGGCCTGGTCCTCGACTAGGAACCAGGTTTTGGCCGCCGCCAGGCCTGCTGAAAGAATTTGTCCATTTGTTGGCGTATAGCGGTATCGTTGTGGTGCCCGGGGTCCCGTGACGCCGGCTGCAGGCAAAGGGCCTAGATCTACCGGGGGATTTTCACTCATGAAACGTCGCGGACAAACGCGCGCCCAAAGCCCTGTCTCCGGCACGCCCCGGTGGAGCCGCCTGGCGCGCTCCCGGTGGTTCTCCGGTACTGCGTTTGGTGCTGTGGTTGCTGTGGTGGTGACGGGTGCTGTGTTGTATCCGGGGTTTAAGACCACTGAGGTGGAGTTGAATGACGGTGGTGTGTGGGTTGTTTCGAAGTCCCGGAATGCTGTGGGGCGGTTGAATTATCCGTCGCGGGTGTTGGATGGTGCGGTGACGCCTGCGTCTACCACCTTTGATGTCCTTCAGCATGCGGGCGAGGTGTTCGTTGATGATGAGACTGGGTCGACGTTGAACCAGGTGTCGCCGGCGAATATGCGCTTGGGTGGGGATAAGCAGTTGCCGGGCTCGGCTGATGTGAGTTTCGGGGCGCGGACCATTTCGGTGACGGATGCTGCTTCGGGCAAGGTGTGGGCGGTGTCGCCGTCGACGGTGAATGGTTTTGACCAGGAGGCGTCGGAGCCGGTGATGGTGGGTTCTGAGGGGATTGTGTCGGCGGTTGGTTCTGATGACCGGATTTATTCGGCGGATCCGAAGACCGGGGTTGTGACGGTGACGGGTGTTGATGCCAATGGTGCGGTGACGTCGTCGGAGTCCAGTACTCGGGATGGGCTCAAGGGTGCCGGGGATCTGCAGATGACCGTGGTGGGGGACCAGCCGGTGGTGTTGGATGCTGCTGCGGGGAGCTTGTTCCTGCCTGGTGGTAAGCGGTTGGCGTTGGAGGATGCGCGGGATGCGAAGTTGCAGCAGGCCGGGCCGGGCAGTGATGTTGTGGCGGTGGCGACGCGGAAGGCGTTGTTGAAGCAGCCGTTGGATGGTGGGACGGCCAAGACCGTGGGGTTCGACGGCGAGGGGGCTCCTGCTGCGCCGGTGCAGTTGGGCGGGTGTGTGCATGCGGCGTGGTCGGGTGCGAACAAGTACGTCCGGGATTGCGTCAATGATGCTGATGATAAGAATGTTGCGGTGCCCAAGGCGAGTGCGTCGCCGTCGTATGTTTTCCGGGTAAACCGGGACCTGGTGGTCCTCAATGATGTGAACTCGGGGAACGTGTGGTTGGTCAACCAGAACATGCAGCTGGTGAACAACTGGGACGACGTCATCCCACCGCAGCAGACCTCGGACGACGCCGACAAGGACTCCGCCGACGAAGTCCAGCAGACCGTGCTGCCGGACCGCACCAAGCCCAACAGCGCGCCCGTGGCCAAACCTGACCAGTTCGGCATCCGCGCCGGAAAGACAACCATCCTGCCCGTCCTGGACAACGACTCCGACCCCGACGGCGACGTCCTCACCGTCCGTCCCCCCGAAGGCGTGAAAACCGGCGCCGTCTCGCCC is a window from the Arthrobacter sp. NicSoilC5 genome containing:
- a CDS encoding PH domain-containing protein — its product is MRKTLVPGEQVIVTTRPQPRKLAGAAVAFVLAPALAAFASAWVIRGGAARLAPALGRQWTPWLVTACVLAAAAVWLGYCLPRLLRWQGTRYTLTSQRMVARYGLLNRRDQQVNLASVRNLTVHESLLQRLVRSGNISLETGYQGVVTFRDVPEVARFRDFILDAIGELPDDSVARPGGAAHYPAGAFPEDMREGGRDDR
- a CDS encoding adenylate/guanylate cyclase domain-containing protein; translated protein: MTDEDQQERVGSIAPAATAALDPAAGSGDVNAVPAATPEPGPADGAPGTDRHPPTGAMSAERLAMKALEARLLGGERKLRRREVAAGAGVSLLSARKLWRALGFPNFGDEDVAFTERDQAALSTIVDLVRAGKLTEEAAISVTRSIGQMTDRMVVWQIEALVEDMVHEQGVTDAVARKRLVNELPALVDALEEVLVYSWRRQLNAGVQRLAVRAEAGLQASEEGREGDEDDAPLPLARAVGFADLVSYTSLSRRMNEKTLARLVQRFENKCAEIISVGGGRLVKTVGDEVLYIAETPAAGAEISLALAEAFTEDEILPEARVAMVWGRILSRLGDIYGPTVNLAARLTTLADPGTVLVDSMTASALEHDERFVLIPQEPENVRGFGEINPVRLTRGRGKGLVLD